A region from the Arthrobacter gengyunqii genome encodes:
- a CDS encoding L-serine ammonia-lyase, with protein sequence MAVGVFDLFSVGIGPSSSHTVGPMRAAAVFAEELVDAGILGSVAGLRVDLYGSLAATGRGHGTMTAVLLGLEGFAPEKILPEEVEERLAAIEATRKLQLCSQIPGADACVLEYGEADIVLHPLTVLPRHTNGIKFAASAADGSVLHEATFFSVGGGFIVREGEEDAAREELESTKAQLPFPFRTAVGLLKHCTNNGLSISDVMLANEKASRTEEEIRSGLLHIRDVMEECKNSAIARTGLLPGGLKVRRRAPAWHTRLRAEDPNRDPKFWQEWVNLVALAVNEENASGGRVVTAPTNGAAGIIPAVMFYATHYGPGMENATQEQKDDVVVRFLLTAGAVGVLYKEQASISGAEVGCQGEVGSASSMAAAGLAEILGGTPEQVENAAEIAMEHNLGLTCDPIGGLVQVPCIERNAIGAAKAVNAAKMALWGDGDHRVSLDEVIVTMRETGRDMSSKYKETALGGLAVNVVEC encoded by the coding sequence ATGGCTGTTGGCGTTTTTGACCTTTTCTCCGTGGGCATCGGCCCGTCGAGCTCACACACAGTCGGCCCGATGCGTGCCGCTGCCGTGTTTGCGGAGGAACTGGTCGACGCCGGCATCCTGGGGTCCGTGGCCGGTCTCCGCGTTGACCTGTACGGGTCACTCGCGGCGACCGGCCGCGGCCACGGCACCATGACCGCGGTGCTGCTGGGACTTGAAGGCTTCGCTCCGGAAAAGATCCTGCCCGAAGAGGTTGAGGAACGCCTCGCCGCCATCGAAGCGACCCGGAAACTGCAGCTGTGCTCCCAGATCCCCGGGGCCGACGCCTGCGTGCTGGAATACGGTGAAGCGGACATTGTCCTGCATCCGCTCACTGTCCTGCCCCGCCACACCAACGGCATCAAGTTCGCCGCCAGTGCTGCGGACGGGTCGGTGCTGCACGAGGCGACGTTCTTCTCCGTGGGCGGCGGCTTCATTGTGCGCGAGGGCGAAGAAGACGCCGCGCGTGAAGAGCTGGAGTCCACCAAGGCGCAGCTGCCGTTCCCCTTCCGCACCGCCGTCGGCCTGCTGAAACACTGCACGAACAACGGCCTGAGCATCTCCGACGTCATGCTCGCCAACGAAAAAGCGTCCCGGACCGAGGAAGAGATCCGCTCCGGCCTGCTGCACATCCGCGACGTGATGGAAGAGTGCAAAAACTCCGCCATCGCCCGCACCGGCCTGCTGCCCGGCGGACTGAAGGTCCGCCGTCGGGCTCCCGCCTGGCACACCCGGCTGCGCGCCGAGGATCCGAACCGGGATCCCAAGTTCTGGCAGGAGTGGGTGAACCTCGTGGCGCTGGCCGTCAACGAGGAAAACGCGTCCGGCGGCCGGGTGGTCACCGCTCCCACCAATGGCGCGGCCGGCATCATCCCCGCCGTCATGTTCTACGCCACCCACTACGGTCCCGGGATGGAAAACGCCACACAGGAACAGAAGGACGACGTCGTGGTGCGCTTCCTGCTCACTGCCGGCGCCGTGGGGGTGCTGTACAAGGAGCAGGCCTCCATTTCGGGTGCGGAGGTGGGCTGCCAGGGCGAGGTGGGTTCGGCGTCCTCCATGGCGGCCGCAGGGCTGGCCGAAATTCTGGGCGGCACCCCGGAACAGGTGGAAAATGCCGCCGAGATTGCGATGGAACACAACCTTGGCCTGACCTGCGATCCCATTGGCGGACTGGTGCAGGTGCCCTGCATCGAGCGCAACGCCATCGGTGCGGCCAAGGCCGTGAATGCCGCCAAAATGGCGCTCTGGGGAGACGGCGACCACCGTGTTTCGCTGGATGAAGTCATCGTCACCATGCGGGAAACGGGCCGCGACATGAGTTCCAAGTACAAGGAAACCGCTCTTGGCGGACTGGCCGTGAACGTGGTGGAGTGTTGA
- the glyA gene encoding serine hydroxymethyltransferase, which yields MTDYLNSHLAQIDPEVAEQIDNERRRQQSGLEMIASENHTSVAIMEAQGSVLTNKYAEGYPGRRYYGGCEYVDVIEQLAIDRAKNLFGAGFANVQPHSGAQANASVMHALIRPGDTILGLSLAHGGHLTHGMKINFSGRLYNVVPYNVAEDTHQVDMAEVERLAREHQPKLIVAGWSAYARQLDFAEFRRIADEVGAYLMVDMAHFAGLVAAGLHPSPVPHAHVVTSTTHKTLAGPRGGIILSNDADIAKKINSAVFPGQQGGPLEHVIAGKATALKIAGTPEFKERQERTLAGARLLAERLLADDVTAKGISVISGGTDVHLVLVDLRNAELNGQEAEDRLAQIDITVNRNAVPFDPRPPMVTSGLRIGTPALATRGFDEDAFREVADIIALALIAGAEDDLSELKARVTALAEAHPLYTEVADLASSPAHV from the coding sequence GTGACCGATTACCTGAACTCCCACCTCGCGCAGATTGATCCGGAGGTGGCGGAGCAGATCGACAACGAGCGCCGCCGCCAGCAGTCCGGCCTGGAAATGATCGCCTCGGAAAACCACACCTCCGTGGCCATCATGGAAGCCCAGGGCTCCGTGCTGACCAACAAGTACGCCGAAGGCTACCCGGGACGCCGCTACTACGGCGGCTGCGAGTACGTGGACGTCATTGAGCAGCTGGCCATCGACCGCGCCAAGAACCTCTTCGGCGCAGGCTTCGCCAACGTGCAGCCGCACTCCGGCGCCCAGGCCAACGCCTCGGTGATGCACGCCCTGATCCGTCCGGGCGACACCATCCTGGGCCTGTCCCTGGCACACGGCGGCCACCTCACGCACGGCATGAAGATCAACTTCTCCGGCCGGCTGTACAACGTGGTGCCGTACAACGTTGCCGAAGACACCCACCAGGTGGACATGGCCGAGGTGGAGCGCCTGGCCCGCGAGCACCAGCCCAAGCTGATCGTGGCCGGCTGGTCCGCGTACGCCCGCCAGCTGGACTTCGCCGAATTCCGCCGCATCGCCGATGAGGTGGGCGCCTATCTGATGGTGGACATGGCCCACTTCGCCGGCCTGGTGGCCGCCGGACTGCACCCCAGCCCGGTTCCGCACGCGCATGTGGTCACCTCCACCACGCACAAGACCCTCGCCGGTCCGCGCGGCGGCATCATCCTCTCCAACGACGCCGACATTGCCAAGAAGATCAACTCCGCAGTGTTCCCCGGGCAGCAGGGAGGCCCGCTGGAACACGTGATCGCAGGGAAGGCCACCGCGCTGAAGATCGCCGGCACGCCTGAGTTCAAGGAGCGCCAGGAGCGCACCCTGGCCGGTGCCCGCCTCCTCGCGGAGCGGCTGCTGGCCGACGACGTCACCGCCAAGGGCATCTCCGTGATCTCCGGCGGCACCGACGTGCACCTGGTGCTGGTGGACCTGCGCAATGCCGAGCTCAACGGGCAGGAAGCCGAAGACCGGCTGGCGCAGATCGACATCACCGTGAACCGCAACGCCGTTCCGTTCGACCCGCGGCCGCCGATGGTGACCTCCGGCCTGCGGATCGGCACCCCGGCCCTGGCCACGCGCGGCTTCGATGAAGACGCGTTCCGTGAAGTCGCGGACATCATTGCGCTGGCACTGATTGCCGGTGCCGAGGACGACCTCTCGGAGCTGAAGGCACGCGTTACCGCGCTGGCCGAAGCGCATCCGCTGTACACCGAGGTGGCCGACCTGGCCTCCTCACCTGCGCACGTCTAA
- the gcvH gene encoding glycine cleavage system protein GcvH, whose protein sequence is MSKVNAGLRYSAEHEWVDGSSPVKVGISAVAADALGDVVYVDLPEVGAVITAGETCGEVESTKSVSDLYAPVSGEIMEINQEAIDNPALLNEDPYGAGWLFTVNTTSEGELLSAEEYAEKNGGEL, encoded by the coding sequence ATGAGCAAAGTGAACGCAGGACTCCGCTACTCGGCCGAACACGAGTGGGTGGACGGCTCCAGCCCCGTGAAGGTTGGCATTTCCGCCGTCGCCGCCGACGCGCTGGGCGACGTGGTCTACGTTGACCTGCCCGAGGTTGGCGCCGTCATCACCGCCGGCGAGACATGCGGCGAGGTGGAGTCCACCAAGTCCGTGTCAGACCTGTACGCACCGGTTTCCGGCGAAATCATGGAGATCAACCAGGAAGCCATCGACAACCCGGCCCTGCTGAACGAGGACCCGTACGGCGCAGGCTGGCTCTTCACGGTCAACACCACGTCCGAGGGTGAACTGCTCAGCGCCGAGGAGTACGCAGAAAAGAACGGCGGCGAGCTGTGA
- the gcvT gene encoding glycine cleavage system aminomethyltransferase GcvT → MTEKYTALYEEHKRLGASFTDFGGWQMPLKYSSELAEHHAVRKAAGLFDLSHMGEIKVTGPDAGAFLDYALVGKLSAVKVGKAKYSLITNADGGIIDDLISYRLDDETYLVVPNAGNAPVVAAELAARAEGFDVTVNNISDDTSLVAVQGPNAEAILLALVPAEHRDAVTGMKYYAAAKVPMALGAWSAELLVARTGYTGEDGFEIYVPNDAAPILWAALLDAGTDRGLIPAGLACRDSLRLEAGMPLYGNELSLDLDPYAAGLGPVVALSKEGDFVGRTALEAKKQQAPARRLVGLKGAGRRAGRSHYPVLSDGAVIGDVTSGAPSPTLGYPIALAYVDTAFAEPGTEVQVDLRGKPEPFTVVGLPFYKRPS, encoded by the coding sequence ATGACTGAGAAATACACCGCGCTCTACGAAGAGCACAAACGCCTCGGCGCCTCCTTCACCGACTTTGGCGGCTGGCAGATGCCGCTGAAGTACAGCTCCGAGCTGGCCGAACACCACGCCGTCCGCAAAGCTGCGGGCCTGTTCGATCTTTCCCACATGGGCGAAATAAAGGTCACCGGCCCGGACGCCGGTGCCTTCCTGGATTACGCGCTGGTGGGCAAGCTGTCCGCCGTCAAGGTGGGCAAGGCCAAGTACTCGCTGATCACCAATGCCGACGGCGGGATCATCGATGACCTGATCAGCTACCGGCTCGACGACGAGACCTACCTGGTGGTGCCCAACGCCGGCAACGCACCGGTGGTCGCCGCCGAACTGGCAGCGCGGGCCGAGGGTTTTGACGTCACCGTCAACAACATCTCCGACGACACGTCCCTGGTGGCCGTGCAGGGTCCGAACGCCGAGGCCATCCTGCTGGCCCTGGTTCCCGCCGAACACCGGGACGCTGTGACGGGGATGAAGTACTACGCCGCAGCCAAGGTGCCGATGGCGCTGGGTGCCTGGAGCGCGGAACTGCTGGTGGCCCGCACCGGGTACACGGGCGAGGACGGCTTTGAGATCTACGTGCCCAACGACGCGGCCCCCATCCTCTGGGCTGCACTGCTCGACGCCGGAACGGACCGGGGCCTGATCCCCGCCGGCCTGGCCTGCCGTGACTCGCTGCGCCTGGAAGCGGGCATGCCGCTGTACGGCAATGAACTCTCCCTGGACCTGGATCCCTACGCCGCAGGCCTGGGCCCCGTCGTCGCGCTCTCCAAGGAGGGGGACTTTGTGGGACGCACGGCCTTGGAAGCCAAAAAGCAGCAGGCTCCGGCCCGCCGCCTCGTAGGGCTGAAAGGTGCCGGCCGCCGCGCCGGCCGCTCGCACTACCCGGTCCTCTCCGACGGCGCCGTGATCGGTGATGTCACCTCCGGTGCGCCCAGCCCCACCCTCGGCTACCCGATCGCCCTGGCCTATGTGGATACCGCCTTCGCGGAGCCCGGCACCGAAGTGCAGGTGGATCTTCGCGGCAAGCCCGAACCGTTCACCGTCGTCGGGCTGCCGTTCTACAAGCGCCCCTCCTGA